In the Geitlerinema sp. PCC 9228 genome, one interval contains:
- a CDS encoding HAMP domain-containing sensor histidine kinase, producing MAQRFLPTISELIAAGTNRNASAPVLDANQAQQQWIAAIAAWQDLLRQQLPEASNTPVAMDAPFPLGVVLSGPTPVLSDSRLGAVLASCTFTNADSHSNWQAALLPVSPQDRDTADTYSQTISLFPEDPLTSEQFCLVSTTTFSVVMALGENANGELAFQFSFDPDAIEQAWQTLRLRLLVGGYSQRLQQFDRWRDRFAPPSGDYKIVSAFTHHLLQHLSGVAAATSRHSHHPSADIPSHRHLETNDGQGSSDNSHTSSDVELLQAIAHEVKTPLATIRTLTRLLMRRKDLAPEIFKRLQSIDSECTEQIDRMDLIFHAVELERSAAKSTSPPPSQATSLQSVLASCIPRWQKQLKRRNLKLDVLSPPKTPPVVSDPQMLERVLTGIIENFTSTLPAGSHVQVQVMLAGSQLKLQLNTSCQPPARNYRESNLKSLGQLLMFQPETGNLSLNLTATKNLIQNIGGKMIVRHRSREGQVLTIFLPSKMTADPSTNPSPSP from the coding sequence GTGGCACAACGGTTTTTACCAACAATCAGCGAACTTATAGCTGCCGGAACCAACCGCAATGCATCGGCACCTGTTCTCGACGCCAACCAAGCACAGCAGCAATGGATAGCAGCGATCGCGGCGTGGCAGGATCTGTTGCGCCAGCAGCTTCCAGAAGCTTCTAATACTCCAGTGGCGATGGATGCTCCCTTTCCCTTGGGAGTGGTTTTGTCGGGTCCGACGCCGGTCCTCAGCGATTCCAGATTGGGTGCGGTTCTGGCTAGCTGTACCTTTACCAATGCCGACTCCCACAGCAACTGGCAGGCGGCTTTGTTGCCTGTATCTCCCCAAGACCGGGATACCGCAGACACCTACAGCCAAACCATTTCCCTGTTTCCCGAAGACCCCCTCACCAGCGAACAATTTTGCCTGGTCTCCACCACCACTTTTTCGGTGGTCATGGCTTTGGGAGAAAACGCCAATGGGGAACTGGCTTTTCAATTTTCCTTCGACCCCGACGCCATCGAACAAGCCTGGCAAACCCTACGCCTGCGGTTGTTGGTGGGTGGATATTCCCAACGCTTGCAGCAGTTCGACCGTTGGCGCGATCGCTTTGCTCCCCCATCTGGGGACTACAAAATCGTTTCCGCCTTTACCCACCACCTGCTGCAACACCTCAGCGGCGTCGCTGCCGCCACCAGCCGCCACAGCCACCATCCCAGCGCCGATATTCCCAGCCACCGCCATCTAGAAACCAACGACGGTCAGGGTTCCTCCGATAACAGCCATACGTCCAGCGATGTAGAATTGTTGCAAGCGATCGCCCACGAAGTCAAAACCCCCCTCGCCACCATCCGCACCCTCACCCGGTTGCTCATGAGGCGCAAAGACCTGGCACCAGAAATTTTCAAACGCTTGCAAAGCATCGACTCCGAATGTACCGAACAAATCGATCGCATGGATTTGATTTTTCATGCCGTGGAATTGGAACGTTCCGCCGCCAAATCTACCTCGCCACCGCCGTCTCAAGCCACTTCCCTGCAAAGCGTCTTGGCAAGCTGCATTCCCCGCTGGCAAAAACAGCTCAAACGGCGCAACCTGAAACTAGACGTACTCTCGCCGCCGAAAACACCGCCAGTGGTCAGCGACCCGCAAATGCTGGAACGGGTACTTACCGGCATTATTGAAAACTTTACCAGTACCCTTCCCGCCGGCAGCCACGTGCAAGTGCAAGTCATGCTCGCTGGCAGCCAATTGAAATTGCAACTCAATACCAGCTGCCAACCCCCCGCGCGCAACTATCGAGAATCCAACCTCAAATCTTTGGGGCAATTGTTAATGTTTCAACCAGAAACCGGCAATCTCAGCCTCAACCTCACCGCCACCAAAAATCTCATTCAGAACATTGGCGGCAAGATGATCGTACGCCATCGTTCCCGGGAGGGGCAAGTGTTGACCATTTTCCTGCCTTCTAAAATGACCGCCGATCCCTCTACCAATCCATCTCCATCCCCCTAG
- a CDS encoding AbrB family transcriptional regulator gives MSKKKTEQPLVGEALLEKVKELGNLSREDKAIACGYYTHTKNGVKRVNMMKFLNALIEAEGIQLDRKQGRNGRGGRSASYRITVQSNGNLLIGAAYTKQMNLKPGDEFEITLGRKHIRLNKIDQSGDVDEEDEEALED, from the coding sequence ATGAGCAAGAAAAAGACGGAACAACCTCTCGTTGGTGAAGCTCTCCTGGAAAAGGTCAAAGAGTTAGGGAATCTGAGTAGAGAAGACAAAGCGATCGCTTGCGGATACTACACCCATACGAAAAACGGCGTCAAACGGGTAAACATGATGAAATTCCTCAATGCTTTAATCGAAGCAGAAGGAATTCAACTAGACCGCAAGCAAGGAAGAAATGGTCGCGGCGGCCGCAGTGCCAGCTATCGAATTACCGTGCAATCTAACGGCAATTTGTTGATTGGTGCTGCCTACACCAAACAGATGAATCTCAAACCTGGGGATGAATTTGAAATTACCTTAGGACGCAAGCACATTCGTCTAAATAAAATCGACCAATCGGGAGACGTAGACGAAGAAGACGAAGAAGCGTTGGAAGACTAA
- a CDS encoding Rrf2 family transcriptional regulator: protein MKLTTRGHYSVKAMLALALQPDNKPASVKAIAQSQNLPAPYLEKLLLELRRAGLVRAVRGRVGGYQLARAASQISLGQILEAVGETVEPLPQRQRNAKQAEDWVTFTLWNHLHQKLKEALYNISLEDLYYDARSWQASQGQQTNFIV, encoded by the coding sequence ATGAAACTAACTACTCGCGGACACTATAGCGTCAAGGCTATGTTAGCTTTAGCCTTGCAACCCGATAACAAACCGGCTTCGGTAAAAGCGATCGCGCAATCGCAAAATTTACCAGCTCCCTATCTCGAGAAACTGTTGCTCGAACTGCGAAGAGCGGGATTGGTACGAGCGGTTCGCGGTCGGGTGGGTGGCTACCAACTTGCCAGAGCTGCTTCGCAAATTTCTTTGGGACAAATTTTAGAAGCGGTTGGCGAAACGGTTGAACCATTACCCCAACGGCAACGAAATGCCAAGCAAGCAGAAGATTGGGTAACATTTACCCTTTGGAACCACTTGCACCAAAAACTAAAAGAGGCCCTTTACAACATTTCTCTAGAAGATTTATATTACGACGCCCGTAGTTGGCAAGCCTCCCAAGGACAGCAAACCAATTTTATCGTTTAG